The Mangrovivirga cuniculi genomic sequence AATTAAAGTATTCAGTCAGTAGCTATTCTGTTTCATCCGTTTCATCAACAATGACGATTTCAGGGAATGATTTAGCTATTGAAGAAGATTTGATCAGTATATATCCGAATCCTGTAAACACTACAGCTGAAATTAAATACAGATTAGATAAAGAGGCTAATGTGAGTATTGAGATGTTTAACCTGCTTGGACAGAAAATTCAGGTGATCAAGGATGGATTTAACAGAGCAGGAAATCACCAGATCACCCTTAGACCTGAAAATGTAAAAAGCGGTATTTACCATATCTTTTTCACAACCGACTCAGGCATACGTGAAATGAGAAAAGTGATGATCCTTCGATAATTATATTTGAAAGAGAATATTCAAAAATTAAATGGAAGTATAACAGATCATTCCAGAAATCAGTAATTCATAACCATATTCCGGATATAAATACACCTAATAAAGTATGATGTATCCGGAATATTTTATGATTAAGAATTGCGCAAAATTAAATATTTACTCAAAAATTTAAATTTTGATTAGAATAAATTGCACTTTATTAACAAATTATTGATTATATTTAATAATAACCAGCGATTTGAAAGACAAACAATAATTGCTAAAACTGCCAAATATCTGTTTTTAGTTATCGCTGAAAATTGAGAAAGTACGAGAGAGTAATAATGCACCTACTCTATATTTAATTGAAAAATTGAATAATTCTGACGTCGAATACAGGCGTTTACTCCGTAAGTAAATATCCTTGGGATTAAAGCATTACAGTCATTCAGCATCATGAAAAAGATTATCAACGGTTTCAGGCAAATCTTTGATTTTGCTATTCTCGCTAAAAACAGCAATTATAAATTTGGAGAAAAATTACAGATTTTCTGGGTTCTCCTGACTACCTACCTGGGCTCTAAGTTTAGTAAAAATAAAAGGGAAATAACTAAAAACATCTTTGACTATAAAGTTACAGCATACGACTATGACACTTTACTTTATTTGATTATTGAAATCTTTTTATCTACTGATTACTATTTTGATATCGAAACCGACTCCCCTAAGATCATCGATTGCGGTGCCAATATTGGTATGTCCATACTTTTCTTTAAAAAACTTTATCCTGATTGTTCTATAATGGCATTCGAGCCCAATCCGTATGCATTTGAATTATTGCAAAAAAATGTACAACAAAATAATTTGAAGAATGTCGAATTGCATAATGTCGGACTCTCAAATGATATCGGAGAAATAGATTTTTTCATAAACGATCACAAGGGATCACTCCAGGGGTCTTTTAATAAAGAACGAGGTGGAGAAAATAAAATCGTTGTAAAAACTCAAAAACTTTCAGAATTAATCCGGGACAACCATTTTGATCTGATAAAAATTGATATTGAAGGAGCAGAAATCCAGGTAATCGAAGACCTTTTTAGCAAAGAAAAAATCGATCATTTTAATAGATACAAGATTGAATATCACCATAAGATCGGTGGTGAAAAATCCCATTTATCGAGTTTTATCCAGCAATTTGAAAAAAATAATTTCGAATATAATATCAGAACCAACTTTTCTAAAATAGGTGAATTCCAGGATATTTTGCTGGATGTCTACAAATCGAGGAAAATGTCTAAGATGGTATAAAATCAATCCTTATTTCCGAAGAAATTCAAACTTAGTTACATATTTTTGCCTCCTCAATTTTGAATTAAGGAGACATGAAAATATTATTTTTATCAGCTTTACTGATTATTTTTTCAATACCAGTATTTTCTCAGGATACAATTTGTATTAACAAGACAATCAGTCATAAAATAGAATCTCAGTATTTAAATGAAACCAGGAATTATTGGGCTAGCCTTCCTCTAAATTATTCAGATACAATAAAGTACCCTGTGATCTATGTTTTAGATGCTGAATGGAGATTTGACCTGGTTAGAAATATTGCTTTTGATTTAGGTGCAAATAACATTATTCAAAATTCAGTTATTATTGGAATCCCACATATTGACTGGAAATTTAAAAGAGGAATAGATTTAACTTTCAGCCAAACCAGGATAGAATATGATGGTGAAATTGTTGATTCTACCTGGTATAATTCAACAAACTCAGGCGGAGCACTAAAATTTTATAAATATCTGGTAAATGAATTAATCCCGAACGTAAACAGTAATTATTCCACTAATGGCGTCGAAACATTAATTGGACATTCTTACGGAGGATATTTTGGTGGTTACATTCTGACTATGAAGCATCCCTTTGAAGTAATCCACATGTATGATCCCTCCATCTGGTATAGCAACGGGGAAGTAATTGAAAATATAAAAAGCAATCAAATAAATAAGGCTATTAAAGTAGTCATTTCATACCAGCCAAAACCCGAATTTCATAAATCGAAGATTGAAGAATTAATTGAGTTGTTAAAAAAAGATCCCTCAATTAATCTGACAACCTTCTTTTATGAAAAGAAAACACATAACTCTCTTTACCTTGATAGCTTTTATAAAGGGATACAGATAACCAATGACACGGTAAAAGTTCCGATCAATTAATGATTTTTTTTATTACTTTCCGCTTGCCTCATTAAAACATTTTCAGAGCTTGTGATACAATAGTAATTAAGAAAAAAATTATACTTTCAGCTAATTATAATCATAACTGATTTAGTGTAAAATCTATTTATCGGTAAAATAAACTAAACCTTAAATCAACATTTCTTTTAAAAAGGATTATTTTAACTTACTCTTTACCAGTCGATTAAATAGAAAAAAGCCAATTACAGGGTAGAGTATCAGATATAATGGCTAACTTATATAGAGGCCAGTGAAGTTATTTATTTTGGTTCTGGTGCATCAAAATCAAATCTTCAAATTATGGTCAACATTAATACTTTCTACCCCCGTGGCTTGTCCCTAGACAAGACACTTTTGATGTGAACATTTTTAATGGTCTGTCAGGGGACAGACCATGGGGCAGAGCTTCATAATAGAAATAATATTTACAAATATTTGACACAGTTAACGATTACCCAGGGTATAACCCTAAGACCCTGTTTCTTGTAAAGAGAACATATCATGTTAATTTGAATATATTTCTTATATTAAAAGGGTAAGAAGGTCAATTAAAATAGTAATCGATTCCTTTCTTTTATTCCAAAAAAGCTTCATAATCGTTACTTACAAATTAATCTTCATATCAAATTACAATCGGTATAAACATATAAATAAAAAATCAGGTGTTTTGGTAATATGACAGATTATGAATTGAAATGTGCTGTTTTGGAAGCTGAGAATAAAGAATTAAAAGAAAAACTAACCAGGCTGGAAAGGAAATTAAACAATTCCAATAGTTTCAACAAATCTGAAAGATTTTTAAAATCAATTCTGGATCATTCACCGACAGCAATCGGTATTTGCGAGGCTCCCGATGGACGCATTACGTATGTTAATGATGCAGTATGGAATTTTCGAGGTGAAACAGATGCAAGTTTAACTGATATCACAATTGAGGAATATGTCAATTCATGGAGAATATTTTCACCAGAGGGCAGGGAATATACTGGTGCGGAAATGCCAATGGCAAGATCTCTGATTGAAGGTATTGTCATCAAAAATGAAGAATTCATCATTCAGCTGGATGATGGCACAAGGAAATGGGGTGCTATTTGGTCAGCCCCAATATATGACGATAAGAATAATATAATTGCAGCCATTGCTATATTCGATGACATCACTCATCGAAAGACAATGGAGAATAAGATCAAAAAAAGCGAAGAATATTTAAATCGACTAAATTCTACCAAAGACAAATTCTTTTCAATTATTGCCCATGACCTTAGGTCTCCATTCAGTTCGATTTTAGGTTTAGCCAATTTACTTGAAAAGCAGGTTAAAGAAAATAATCTCGATGGCATTGAGGAATATTCTCGGTTGATAAAAAAATCTACTAAGAAAGCGATCGAGTTGCTCGAAAATTTGATTCAATGGTCGAGAACTCAATCGGACACTATTACCATGGCTCCGGAAAATATAGACTTGAAAAATCTCATCCCCCATGTTATTGGTTTATTAAAATATCATGCCAAACAAAAATATATAGATATAAAATGTGATATTCCTGATAAGAGCAAGGTAAAAGCAGATCCGAAAATGCTTAGAACCATTTTACGTAATTTGATTTCAAATGCGATAAAATTTACCAGGGAAAATGGAGAAATTAATATAAAAGTGGAAGATCAGAAATCAGAATATCATGTTATTATCGCTGATAACGGAGTGGGGATACCCAAAGATAAATTTGAAAAGCTGTTCAATATTGAAGAATCCACTTCGATGCCAGGCACCAAAAATGAAACCGGAACAGGACTAGGATTAATTTTATGTAAAGAATTCGTAGAAAAACACGGTGGTAATATCTGGGTGGATAGCATGCCCGGAAAAGGATCAACCTTTACATTTACTATTCCTAAGAAAGAAATTTAGAGTAAAATAAAAAGTCCGGAAATTAATCCCGGACTTTAATTTTATCTTCTAAAGATCCTTATTTATATAATTCAGGATACTTCCTTGGATTGAACTCATTCATCATTTTATAAACAGTCTCAAAAACAGTCTCTGTGTTTGGTTTACTGAAATAGTCACCATCAGAACTGTAGGCAGGCCTGTGTTCTTTCGCTGTTATCGTCATCGGCTTAGAATCCAGGTAACGATATCCATTTTGCTCTTCAAGAACTTTCTGCATCATAAATGCCGTTGCTCCTCCAGGCACATCTTCGTCAGCAAAGATCACGCGGTTCGTTTTCTTGATTCGATCAACTATTGTATGATTGATATCAAATGGCAGTAAAGACTGAACGTCGATCACTTCCACTGAAATACCAAACTCTTCAAGTTGCTCTGCAGCCTCCATTACTATCCTACACATAGAACCGTAAGTAACAACGGTTACATCAGAACCTTCCCTGATCACTTCCGGAACACCAAGTGGTGTAGTATACTCAGCAATGTTTGCCGGAACTTTCTCTTTTAATCTGTATCCATTCAAACACTCAATAATCAACGCCGTGTCATCAGACTGCAACATCGTATTATAGAAACCAGCAGCTTGCGTCATATCTCTAGGTACAAGAATATAAATACCCCGGATACTGTGCAACAAAGCTCCCATCGGAGAACCCGAATGCCATACTCCCTCTAATCTGTGACCTCTGGTACGAATAATCAAAGGTGCTTTCTGACCGCCTTTCGTTCTGTACTGAAGATTCGAAAGGTCATCAGCCATTATCTGGAGAGCATAATATATATAATCGAGATACTGAATCTCAGCAATCGGTCTTAAACCTCTTATCGCAGCGCCAATTCCCTGCCCTAAGATGGTTGCTTCCCTGATTCCTGTATCAGTAACTCTTAATTCACCATATTTTTCCTGTAATCCTGCAAATGCCTGGTTTACATCGCCAATGTATCCCACGTCTTCACCAAAGGCAAAAACTCTCGGATCCTTTTCAAGATTCGCATCAAAACAAGCCTGAAGAACTTCACGACCATCTACGAGCTTACTTGAATCGTCATACACAGGGTCAATAGCTGGTACGGTTAACGCTGCATCTTCTGAATGTGAGTAAAGATGACTGCTAAACCTGTCTTCATTTAATTTCTCTTCTCTTTTTAACCAGTTGAGAAGATCTGTTTTTGCAGATGAATTTTCACCGGTAAGATATCTCAGTGCTCTCTTCACAGCTCTGAATGAATCCAGACGGATCGGGTTGAGCGTATCTTTGAGTTCATTAGAGATCTTGTTCAGTTCTTTTTTATTTTCAGAACCTTCAGCTGTTGCCTTAATCAGATCTACTGCTTCCTTATGAACCTCAGCAATTGAACCATTGAAATCTTTCCAGGCATTATTCTTAGAGTCTTTCGCTTCTTTCTTAGCCTCTTTCTCTAATTTCTCAAGTTTTTCTTCGTCGGCAATACCCTCATCAATTATCCATTGACGCATTTTGGTGAGACAGTCATGCTCTTTTTCCCATTCCAGCCTTTCCTTAGACTTATATCTTTCGTGAGAACCAGAAGTTGAGTGTCCCTGTGGCTGAGTGATTTCAACCACGTGAACAAGCACAGGAACGTGCTCTTTTCTACAGATTTCTTCTGCTTTTCTATATGTTTTTATCAAGTCTGCATAATCCCAGCCGTTAACAGTCAGGATTTCATAACCCTTCTCATTTTTATTACGCTGAAATCCTGCAAGAGCTTTTGAAATATTTTCTTTCGTAGTGTGGTAACTCTTCGGAACACTAATTCCATAATCATCGTCCCAGACAGACATCAACATTGGAATCTGAAGTACTCCGGCAGCATTGATCGTTTCAAAAAATAACCCTTCAGAAGTAGAAGCATTACCTATAGTACCGAAAGCGATCTCATTACCGTTATCAGAAAACTCTTTAAATTGTTTTAAGTCTTTGTTTTCTCTGTAGAGTTTCGAGGCATACCCCAATCCTACAAGTCGAGGCATCTGACCGGCAGTAGGTGAAATATCCGAAACACTATTATATTCCTGGGCAACATTTTTAAAATTACCATTATCGTCGAGCATTCTGGTACCAAAGTGACCATTCATTAGTCTACCCGCACTGGCAGGTTCTGCTTCGACATCAGTATGAGCATATAACTGTGCAAAATACTCCTGAATAGTCAGCTCGCCGATAGCAAACATGAACGTTTGATCACGATAATATCCAGATCTGTAATCTCCTTTTTTAAAAACTTTAGCCATGGCGATCTGGGGGATTTCTTTTCCGTCGCCAAAAATTCCGAACTTAGCCTTACCCATAAAGACTTCTTTTCGACCTAACAAGCTGGCCTCACGACTGGCCACAGCTAATTTATAATCCTGAAGTACTTCTTTATTGGATAATTTTAAAGTTTTCAATGGGGTATCTGTTTTAGTTATTTCCATAAAATGCGTTTATTGAGATGGAAAATCTATTTGGGCTCTTCAAAAATACTTAAAAATGAGGGTGTTTCAAAGTCTGCACACCTTTGAAAACTACAGTAAAATCGCAACAAATAACAAGTGAAGAAGCAAAATAAGCTTCGTATTTAACGCAACCCCCTAACAACCACAGAATTAAAACCAATATTTTTGATTAAAATCAAAATAAAATTTTTATTTTTCAATTTCTTCAAAATCAAAAATACATTAAAAAATTAATTGCTTTGTTTTTGTATTTTTCGGCTAATTTTCAAGGCAAAAAGTAACAAAATATTATTTCGCGCTTACTATATTTGCATGCACTTAATAAACAACATTATTATGATTATCAGTGTCCCAAAGGAGATTAAAAACAATGAAAACAGGGTAGCACTTACCCCTGCTGGCGTGAAAGAATTGGTTAAGAGAGGCCATGAAGTGCACGTGCAGCAAACTGCCGGTGAAGGTAGTGGATTTAGCGACGACCTGTATGTTCAGGCCGGAGCAATTATGGAACCGACAATTGAAGCTGCATATGCTGCCGGGGAAATGATAATGAAGGTGAAAGAACCAATCGAACCTGAATATGGTCTGATCAAAGAAGATCAGTTGGTCTTTACTTATTTTCACTTTGCTTCTTCAGAGCCATTAACTAACGCAATGATCAACAGTAAAAGCGTTTGTCTTGCGTATGAAACTGTTGAAAAAGCAGACAGAAGCCTTCCTCTTTTGATCCCTATGTCAGAAGTAGCAGGTAGAATGTCAATCCAGGAAGGGGCTAAATACCTTGAAAAGCCTTTGAGAGGACGCGGAATTCTTTTAGGTGGTGTTCCAGGAGTACGACCTGCTAAAGTTCTTATTCTTGGCGGTGGTATCGTAGGTACTAACGCTGCAAAAATGGCTGCCGGACTGGGAGCTGATGTCACCATCATGGATGTAAACCTGGGTAGACTCAGATACCTGGATGATATCATGGCTGCAAATGTCAACACAATGATGTCTAACGAATACAACATCCGCGAAATGATCCAGACACATGATCTAATCGTCGGTGCTGTACTGATCCCGGGTGCTAAAGCTCCAAAGCTTGTAACAAGAGACATGCTAAAAGACATGCGCGAAGGTACTGTCTTAGTAGATGTTGCAGTTGATCAGGGTGGTTGTATCGAAACTTGTGAACCGACTACTCATGAGAATCCTACCTTCGTGATCGACGATGTCGTTCACTATTGCGTGGCTAACATGCCGGGAGCTGTACCGTATACTTCTACCCTTGCACTGACTAATGCAACTCTTCCATATGCAATTGAACTTGCTAATAAAGGCTGGAAAAAAGCATGTGCCGGTAATAAAGAGCTTGAACTAGGTCTAAATATTATTAAAGGAGAAGTTGTTTACAAGCACGTTGCGGAAGCATTTGACCTTCCATATACTCCTGTAGATAAATTTCTTAAATAAGAATATATTAACAGATATCAAACCGGGACTGAAAAGTTCCGGTTTTTTTATTTGTAATCCGGAAAGCCCTGGTGAGGTTGATACTGACCATCAGCATTTACCTGGAAGCAGAAATGATTTAACCCATTTGTCAGCATTAAATATTT encodes the following:
- the ald gene encoding alanine dehydrogenase, whose product is MIISVPKEIKNNENRVALTPAGVKELVKRGHEVHVQQTAGEGSGFSDDLYVQAGAIMEPTIEAAYAAGEMIMKVKEPIEPEYGLIKEDQLVFTYFHFASSEPLTNAMINSKSVCLAYETVEKADRSLPLLIPMSEVAGRMSIQEGAKYLEKPLRGRGILLGGVPGVRPAKVLILGGGIVGTNAAKMAAGLGADVTIMDVNLGRLRYLDDIMAANVNTMMSNEYNIREMIQTHDLIVGAVLIPGAKAPKLVTRDMLKDMREGTVLVDVAVDQGGCIETCEPTTHENPTFVIDDVVHYCVANMPGAVPYTSTLALTNATLPYAIELANKGWKKACAGNKELELGLNIIKGEVVYKHVAEAFDLPYTPVDKFLK
- a CDS encoding PAS domain-containing sensor histidine kinase, with amino-acid sequence MTDYELKCAVLEAENKELKEKLTRLERKLNNSNSFNKSERFLKSILDHSPTAIGICEAPDGRITYVNDAVWNFRGETDASLTDITIEEYVNSWRIFSPEGREYTGAEMPMARSLIEGIVIKNEEFIIQLDDGTRKWGAIWSAPIYDDKNNIIAAIAIFDDITHRKTMENKIKKSEEYLNRLNSTKDKFFSIIAHDLRSPFSSILGLANLLEKQVKENNLDGIEEYSRLIKKSTKKAIELLENLIQWSRTQSDTITMAPENIDLKNLIPHVIGLLKYHAKQKYIDIKCDIPDKSKVKADPKMLRTILRNLISNAIKFTRENGEINIKVEDQKSEYHVIIADNGVGIPKDKFEKLFNIEESTSMPGTKNETGTGLGLILCKEFVEKHGGNIWVDSMPGKGSTFTFTIPKKEI
- a CDS encoding alpha-ketoacid dehydrogenase subunit alpha/beta is translated as MEITKTDTPLKTLKLSNKEVLQDYKLAVASREASLLGRKEVFMGKAKFGIFGDGKEIPQIAMAKVFKKGDYRSGYYRDQTFMFAIGELTIQEYFAQLYAHTDVEAEPASAGRLMNGHFGTRMLDDNGNFKNVAQEYNSVSDISPTAGQMPRLVGLGYASKLYRENKDLKQFKEFSDNGNEIAFGTIGNASTSEGLFFETINAAGVLQIPMLMSVWDDDYGISVPKSYHTTKENISKALAGFQRNKNEKGYEILTVNGWDYADLIKTYRKAEEICRKEHVPVLVHVVEITQPQGHSTSGSHERYKSKERLEWEKEHDCLTKMRQWIIDEGIADEEKLEKLEKEAKKEAKDSKNNAWKDFNGSIAEVHKEAVDLIKATAEGSENKKELNKISNELKDTLNPIRLDSFRAVKRALRYLTGENSSAKTDLLNWLKREEKLNEDRFSSHLYSHSEDAALTVPAIDPVYDDSSKLVDGREVLQACFDANLEKDPRVFAFGEDVGYIGDVNQAFAGLQEKYGELRVTDTGIREATILGQGIGAAIRGLRPIAEIQYLDYIYYALQIMADDLSNLQYRTKGGQKAPLIIRTRGHRLEGVWHSGSPMGALLHSIRGIYILVPRDMTQAAGFYNTMLQSDDTALIIECLNGYRLKEKVPANIAEYTTPLGVPEVIREGSDVTVVTYGSMCRIVMEAAEQLEEFGISVEVIDVQSLLPFDINHTIVDRIKKTNRVIFADEDVPGGATAFMMQKVLEEQNGYRYLDSKPMTITAKEHRPAYSSDGDYFSKPNTETVFETVYKMMNEFNPRKYPELYK
- a CDS encoding alpha/beta hydrolase, translating into MKILFLSALLIIFSIPVFSQDTICINKTISHKIESQYLNETRNYWASLPLNYSDTIKYPVIYVLDAEWRFDLVRNIAFDLGANNIIQNSVIIGIPHIDWKFKRGIDLTFSQTRIEYDGEIVDSTWYNSTNSGGALKFYKYLVNELIPNVNSNYSTNGVETLIGHSYGGYFGGYILTMKHPFEVIHMYDPSIWYSNGEVIENIKSNQINKAIKVVISYQPKPEFHKSKIEELIELLKKDPSINLTTFFYEKKTHNSLYLDSFYKGIQITNDTVKVPIN
- a CDS encoding FkbM family methyltransferase — translated: MKKIINGFRQIFDFAILAKNSNYKFGEKLQIFWVLLTTYLGSKFSKNKREITKNIFDYKVTAYDYDTLLYLIIEIFLSTDYYFDIETDSPKIIDCGANIGMSILFFKKLYPDCSIMAFEPNPYAFELLQKNVQQNNLKNVELHNVGLSNDIGEIDFFINDHKGSLQGSFNKERGGENKIVVKTQKLSELIRDNHFDLIKIDIEGAEIQVIEDLFSKEKIDHFNRYKIEYHHKIGGEKSHLSSFIQQFEKNNFEYNIRTNFSKIGEFQDILLDVYKSRKMSKMV